The following DNA comes from Brassica oleracea var. oleracea cultivar TO1000 chromosome C5, BOL, whole genome shotgun sequence.
TCACTCATCACAATAATTACTATCATAACAGCATAATCATGCCATTAATATTAGCCACAATATACGTCTTTGAATATAATTCATTCTGGTTATAGAACTCCAATCTAGGAATCAAATTCTCAGAATTGCCATATAGGCTCAATACCGTCCTATTTCATATTTTTAAAGTGGTAGCAATATATATACAAGCTTTCCTAAAATAAAAGATATAAAAATACGTATTTTTGATCAAAATTGATTGATTTAAAATTTAATTTAGTTGACCATATTAACTCTTTGTTTCCTTTAATATTCCATATGATTCGACGAGCAGGGAATAAGGTAAGTTCTCAAAATTTAATATTAATTTGAATTTCAAAAATTATGAGGACGATTAGTTATGCAAACATACCCTAGACCAGCGCATTGCATATATAAATATTAGGCCGTCTCTTTCTCAAAACAAAGTCCTCACCAATCTCCTTCTCAAAATTATGAATTTAATTTCTTTTTTATAATTTGTTTCTTTAGTATTTTATTATTTTATTATCTATATTTTTCTTATTTTATATTCATAATTTATATTACGAAGACAATAATTCTATTGCTTATGTTTTGTTTTATCTTAAACTCATAATAAATTTATATAAATCTTTGCTTACTTTCACAGTTTTTTTAATTCAAATATATTTAAATTACACCGATAAATTAAGAAGTGTAGTTTTAAAGTTATAATCTCTTTAATCTATAATTCCGCGCAGGGCGCGGGTTATCACCGTAAGTATTTTGTTTTAATTACGATCAAGAAATTAACGATTCTGTAGAAATACGGGGATAATTTAAGAGAGATTATGTCAAGAATTAAATGCTGTGTGTTTATTATATGTCGTGTTCTTAGTACGTTGCCGACCTAAATTAGTGGTTCGCCAGGTGGTCAAACAAACCTAAAGAAGGGGTAATGATTTATCTAATACACCACACGATAACTTATGCTATAGTTCATTTGATACAACAATCAAATCTCAGGACATTAAAAAGGAAAATACGTTGATAAACGAGACTAATAACTATTTTGCAGAAGACATTAATTACGAATCAGAGATGGTTAAAAGAGTAATTAGCTCAATAGATTTGTTTGATCCGATTAGATTTTATTTTTGTTGATAATAATTAAAAACAGAATATCGAATGGACAGAACATGGATTCTATGTACCTATCCGTTACATTCCAGAGTATTGACTTTACTCAAAAACCTTTCGCTGTAATAAAAAACTTTCTTATAGAGAGAGAAACAAAAAAAAAGAGATTACGCGTTCTTCTTCTTCTTCCCTCGCCTCTCTTTCCCAGAAAGTATCGTCCTTTTCACTTTCTTCTCCTCTGACTTTGTTCTTCCTATATATATATATATATAACATATATTATATAAACATAAACCTTTGTGGGTTTTTTCGAGCCGGAATCAATGGCGACCGCGGCTATATTCTCATCTCTACGGCGGAGGAGATCCCCATCACTAGAAGCCTTTTTAGCCCCCGTTGACCTCTCCGGCGTCGCTGTCGTTCAAACCCTAGCTTCCATCTCCTCAGAGGTCGTCTCTTCTTCCGCCGCCACACGGTTGTCGTTCCAACGCAGGAACGCTCGCTCTCTGCTTCGTAAGATCGAGATCTTCGTCGTATTATTCGAGTTCCTCGCTGAGACGCGCTCTCCCTCTTCTTCAACAACAGCGTTGCTGTGTCTGAAGGAGTTTTATCTTCTCATCTACAGGTCCAAGATCCTCCTCGAGTACGTCGCTCAGTCCAGTAACTTATGGCTGTTGCTTCAAAACCCTTCGATCTCCGGCTACTTCCATGATCTAAGCCAAGAGATTTCGACTCTTCTCGATGTCTTCCCTGTCAGCGAGCTCGACCTCAGCGACGACATCAGAGAGCAAATCGAACTCTTGCGGAGGCAATCCTTGAAATCGAGGTTGTATATAGATAGCAACGACGAGTCCTTACGCGAAACATTCTATTCCTTTCTCTACACGTTCGAGAACGGTGAGATTCCGAGTCCAACCGCTCTGAGAACCTTCTTCGTAGAGAAGTTAGGGTTTAAGGATTCTAATTCTTACAGAAACGAAATCGAGTTTCTGGAAGAACAGATTGTGAATCACGACGGCGAACTAGAGCCTGCGAGTTCGGTCATCAACGGCTGCGTAGCGATTACACGATACTCTAGGTTTCTGTTGTTCGGTTTCGAAGAAGATGGATTAGAGTGGAGAATCGAGAATCATCCCAAGGTTGGAGGAGGAGACACGATCGTAACACAAGTTCCGAAAGATTTCGTTTGTCCGATCTCTCTCGACCTGATGACAGATCCTGTGATTGTCTCTACGGGGCAGACTTACGACCGAACCTCCATCGCTAGGTGGATCGAAGAAGGACACTGTACTTGTCCTAAGACAGGACAAACGCTTATTGACTCTCGCATCGTGCCTAACCGAGCTCTCAAGAACTTGATCGTGCAATGGTGTACAGCGAGTGGCGTTGCTATTGAGTCTGAGTTTGTTTCAGATTCTTCGACAAACGAGGGGTTTGTGTCGGCTCTTCCGACAAAAGCTGCTGTTGAAGCTAACAAAGCTACTGTCTCCATACTCATTCAGTTTCTAGCAGACGGATCGTCTGAGCCTGCTCAAACAGTTGCGGCGAGGGAGATTCGTCTTCTGGCGAAAACCGGGAAGGATAACCGATCTTTCATCGCGGAGGCAGGCGCCATACCGCACCTGCGCCGCCTTCTCAAATCGGAGAACGCGATAGCGCAGGAGAACTCTGTGACGGCCATGCTTAACCTCTCGATATACGAGAAGAACAAGAGTTTGATCATGGAGGAGGATGACTGTTTGGAGTGTATAGTAAGCGTCCT
Coding sequences within:
- the LOC106295620 gene encoding U-box domain-containing protein 17-like, yielding MATAAIFSSLRRRRSPSLEAFLAPVDLSGVAVVQTLASISSEVVSSSAATRLSFQRRNARSLLRKIEIFVVLFEFLAETRSPSSSTTALLCLKEFYLLIYRSKILLEYVAQSSNLWLLLQNPSISGYFHDLSQEISTLLDVFPVSELDLSDDIREQIELLRRQSLKSRLYIDSNDESLRETFYSFLYTFENGEIPSPTALRTFFVEKLGFKDSNSYRNEIEFLEEQIVNHDGELEPASSVINGCVAITRYSRFLLFGFEEDGLEWRIENHPKVGGGDTIVTQVPKDFVCPISLDLMTDPVIVSTGQTYDRTSIARWIEEGHCTCPKTGQTLIDSRIVPNRALKNLIVQWCTASGVAIESEFVSDSSTNEGFVSALPTKAAVEANKATVSILIQFLADGSSEPAQTVAAREIRLLAKTGKDNRSFIAEAGAIPHLRRLLKSENAIAQENSVTAMLNLSIYEKNKSLIMEEDDCLECIVSVLLSGLTVEAQENAAATLFSLSAVHEYKKRIAFTDHCVEALSSLLRNGTPRGKKDAVTALYNLSTHPDNCGRMIEGGGVSSLVVALKNDVVSEEAAGALALLVRQSLGAEAIGREEGAVTGLMGMMRCGTARGKENAVAALLELCRSGGAAAAERVLRAPAIAGLLQTLLFTGTKRARRKAASLARVFQRREHAAMRSGGYGFVVNVNENRDGGNFTTDVSVPMSISVPVL